A single genomic interval of Crassostrea angulata isolate pt1a10 unplaced genomic scaffold, ASM2561291v2 HiC_scaffold_87, whole genome shotgun sequence harbors:
- the LOC128169027 gene encoding kin of IRRE-like protein 1: MFVPPGYTSNAVKFFRDNKLCVVIANTNAACATQSDNCEYSYKCVSESMFSLTIPAENMTEYENGSKWRCDYVVNVAGNASPQIVLNIAIDVHNVSLIPSDKPLTISEHKLIEVLCEVNRNAFPAPLITWYLDSTIITAIEGSHETSITLVGNRTDNMKTLLCTASNMNKRTVNASTTLNVEYPPIVNALSNQNTIEGGDLTVNCTATPGNPSATTFYWTKVDNQGFRQNGAILQLYNTQRTSSGTYKCTAENNYSNGKKGTHSLLMVIDVLYPPVVNALSNQNTIEGGGLTVNCTATPGNPSATTFYWTKVDNQGFRQNGAILQLYNIQRTSSGTYRCTAENNYSNKEKGMHSQSMVINVLYPPTVNALSRQDMIEGGNLSVDCLATPGNPSSTTFYWTKEDDPEFRQNGSIIQLYTIQRNSSGTFKCTAENVYYDEEKGIHRRTMVINVQYPPVVNVLSNQNIIEGGDLTVNCTATPGNPTATTFYWTKVNNPEFRQNGSTLQLYNTQRTSSGTYRCTAENIFMNGERGTDSQSFVASVRYTSDPGVAVVAGSVGGTITVIVIVIFTVILVYRRYYSHSEQQKKDKNTIVTTNEGTSNYTTLEGHESRERNEYDKLEKSKATNRYADILSTENKEKNTITYENLQRPVDAKVTEYYNLQNMDGECVFKISLEEPGGHFYENTF, encoded by the exons ATGTTTGTACCACCTGGGTACACTTCAAATGCTGTGAAGTTTTTCAGAGACAACAAATTATGCGTCGTTATTGCAAACACAAATGCAGCGTGTGCGACTCAAAGTGATAACTGTGAATACAGTTATAAATGTGTGTCGGAGTCAATGTTCAGTTTAACTATACCAGCAGAGAATATGACAGAGTATGAAAATGGATCAAAATGGCGATGTGATTATGTGGTCAATGTAGCTGGAAATGCTAGCCCACAAATCGTTCTTAATATAGCAA TTGATGTCCATAATGTTTCCTTAATCCCGAGTGACAAGCCACTGACAATAAGCGAACATAAATTGATTGAAGTCCTGTGTGAAGTCAACAGAAATGCATTCCCTGCTCCTCTAATCACTTGGTATCTTGATTCTACTATCATCACAGCCATAGAAGGATCACATGAAACCTCAATTACTTTAGTTGGAAACAGAACAGACAACATGAAGACGTTACTATGTACAGCttcaaacatgaacaaaagaaCAGTGAACGCAAGCACAACACTGAATGTAGAAT ACCCTCCAATAGTAAATGCACTGTCTAATCAAAACACAATAGAAGGAGGAGACTTAACAGTCAACTGTACAGCCACCCCAGGGAATCCTAGTGCTACCACGTTCTACTGGACCAAGGTAGACAACCAAGGTTTCAGACAGAATGGCGCCATCTTACAGTTATACAACACACAGAGAACCAGTTCTGGTACATACAAGTGTACAGCAGAAAACAACTACAGTAATGGAAAGAAGGGGACACATAGTCTGTTAATGGTCATCGATGTTCTAT ACCCACCAGTGGTAAATGCGCTGTCTAATCAAAACACAATAGAAGGAGGAGGCTTAACAGTCAACTGTACAGCCACCCCAGGGAATCCTAGTGCTACCACATTCTACTGGACCAAGGTAGACAACCAAGGTTTCAGACAAAATGGCGCCATCTTACAGTTATATAACATACAGAGAACCAGTTCTGGTACATACAGATGTACAGCAGAAAACAACTATAGTAATAAAGAGAAGGGAATGCATAGTCAGTCCATGGTCATCAATGTTCTAT aCCCTCCGACAGTTAATGCACTGTCTCGACAAGACATGATAGAGGGAGGAAATCTATCAGTCGACTGCCTGGCCACACCTGGGAATCCAAGCTCTACAACATTCTACTGGACTAAGGAAGATGACCCAGAGTTCAGACAGAACGGATCCATTATACAGTTATATACAATACAACGGAACAGTTCTGGTACTTTCAAATGTACAGCAGAAAATGTGTACTATGATGAGGAGAAGGGAATACACAGACGTACCATGGTCATAAATGTCCAAT ACCCACCAGTGGTAAATGTGCTGTCTAATCAAAATATAATAGAAGGAGGAGACTTAACAGTCAACTGTACAGCCACCCCAGGGAATCCTACTGCTACCACGTTCTACTGGACCAAGGTAAATAACCCAGAATTCAGACAGAATGGTTCCACCTTACAGTTATACAACACACAGAGAACCAGTTCTGGTACATACAGATGTACAGCAGAAAACATCTTTATGAATGGAGAGAGGGGGACAGACAGTCAGTCTTTCGTCGCCAGTGTACGAT ATACATCTGACCCGGGGGTCGCTGTGGTTGCAGGAAGTGTAGGAGGGACTATAACAGTAATTGTTATTGTCATCTTCACAGTGATTCTTGTTTACCGAAGATATTATTCTCACTCCG AGCAACAGAAAAAAGACAA GAATACGATTGTCACAACAAATGAGGGCACATCTAATTACACAACCCTAGAAG GACATGAAAGCAGAGAACG AAATGAATATGATAAATTGGAAAAAAGCAAAGCTACCAACCGCTACGCAGATATTTTATCAACCG aaaataaagaaaagaatac AATTACATATGAAAATTTGCAAAGACCTGTTGATGCGAAAGTTACCGAGTATTACAACTTGCAGAACATGGATG GGGAATGCGTTTTTAAGATATCCTTGGAGGAACCGGGCGGTCATTTTTACGAAAACACGTTTTAA
- the LOC128169030 gene encoding uncharacterized protein LOC128169030: protein MCSLISLHLLPVFMSITGFGNLFSELSSFEEEDYESGCHGDEYILNSTTNGNISLSQEFYELPNTTAVNLTTSTELHCFMSSIRVVYLHAYWRKSGAQNIISSNNTLHLKNVSFNDTGYYVCFVQYQTCEGFTVSNTSSVLTNNSNGTSPSNVIRDSHVTNSSDVTTGSNVTAGSNVTKGRVVIRNLTRTVHVDVQGPPLLIQPTDRKVFHVAEGQRIQFVISIASSPTPKQRLTVSKANMEQKRSIGVEFYSTERSTLKAVVVPLEMPLYSADVRLTNITSTWTGDYILFVNNSHGYVTYNFSVDVVIQEKASLWNTNSEVIVIGSIGGLVLLTLVVGSVVMYRTRHKQKFLQETVKELEEAEKKGSIDSLDIWRREDGNKEFDNSTQEDDPYLRLQSLNTFNNPEEPI, encoded by the exons ATGTGCTCTTTGATATCTTTGCATTTGTTGCCAGTTTTTATGAGCATCACAGGTTTTGGAAATTTGTTCTCAG AACTCAGTTCTTTTGAGGAAGAAGATTACGAAAGCGGTTGTCATGGTGACGAATATATTCTAAACTCAACAACAAATGGAAATATATCGCTATCACAAG AGTTTTATGAATTACCCAATACAACTGCTGTGAATTTAACAACCAGCACTGAGCTTCATTGCTTTATGTCAAGTATACGAGTGGTTTATCTTCATGCATATTGGAGGAAATCAGGGGCACAAAATATCATCAGCAGTAACAACAcccttcatttaaaaaatgtatcattCAATGACACTGGATATTACGTCTGCTTTGTTCAATACCAAACGTGTGAAGGCTTTACCGTGTCAAACACCTCAAGTGTCTTAACGAATAATAGTAACGGAACCAGTCCCAGTAACGTAATCAGGGACAGCCATGTAACCAATAGCAGTGACGTAACTACGGGCAGTAACGTAACCGCTGGCAGTAACGTAACCAAGGGCAGAGTCGTAATTAGAAACCTGACCAGAACTGTACACGTCGATGTTCAGG GCCCACCTCTATTGATTCAACCAACTGACAGAAAAGTATTTCATGTCGCCGAGGGACAGCGTATACAATTCGTCATCTCCATAGCCAGCTCTCCAACACCCAAGCAACGTTTGACCGTTTCCAAGGCAAACATGGAACAAAAACGCAGCATTGGTGTAGAATTTTATAGTACAGAACGTTCCACACTGAAGGCAGTGGTTGTTCCTCTTGAAATGCCCCTCTACTCAGCAGACGTGAGATTGACCAACATTACATCAACATGGACAGGGGACTACATTCTATTCGTCAATAATTCGCATGGTTACGTCACTTATAATTTCTCTGTCGACGTTGTCATACAAGAAAAAG CGTCTCTATGGAACACAAACTCAGAGGTCATAGTGATAGGAAGCATCGGGGGGTTGGTACTTCTGACTCTCGTGGTGGGAAGCGTTGTAATGTATCGCACCCGACACAAAC AAAAATTCTTGCAGGAAACTGT GAAAGAGCTAGAGGAAGCAGAGAAGAAAGGAAGTATAGACAGTCTGGATATCTGGCGCCGTGAAGACGGaaataaag AATTCGATAATTCTACACAGGAAGACGACCCATATCTTCGACTCCAAAG TTTGAACACTTTTAACAATCCGGAAGAACCAATCTAA
- the LOC128169034 gene encoding 1-acyl-sn-glycerol-3-phosphate acyltransferase alpha-like has product MYFLGVICVLVIGSYYFKRTIWFCLKCSLFYLCLLAMSVIVVVWSLLTRCGRTTKNYRFFIWGCRNVSAIYGWKYIVTGRRYIETDDPFIAVVNHQSGLDMLCIAELWGNKPYSNTLIAKHTLLYYGVFGAASYLCNTLSIHRNNLNKAVAQMKSMREEIICKKLKVFVFPEGRRNRSENLLPFKKGVFHLAVDAQVSIVPIVISSLKPLYHKEEQRLDSGFITMTCLPPVSTRGLSKNDIPELMESVRSSMIKTFNNTSKKRNV; this is encoded by the exons ATGTATTTTCTTGGAGTGATTTGTGTTTTAGTCATTGGTAGTTATTATTTCAAGAGAACTATATGGTTTTGCTTAAAATGCAGtctgttttatttatgtctGCTTGCGATGTCGGTCATTGTTGTAGTTTGGTCATTACTGACTCGGTGTGGAAGGACAACCAAAAACTACAG GTTTTTTATTTGGGGATGTCGAAATGTGAGCGCTATCTATGGTTGGAAATATATTGTAACCGGAAGAAGATACATAGAGACAGATGACCCCTTTATAGCTGTTGTTAATCACCAAAGCGGACTTGATATGCTAT GTATTGCTGAACTGTGGGGTAATAAACCATATTCAAACACTTTGATAGCAAAGCACACTCTGTTGTATTATGGGGTATTTGGAGCTGCCAGTTATCTGTGTAATACATTGTCAATCCACAGAAACAACTTGAACAAAGCCGTAGCGCAAATGAAGTCCATGAGAGAGGAAATAATATGTAAAAAG TTGAAGGTATTCGTATTTCCCGAGGGAAGACGAAACCGTTCCGAAAATTTACTACCCTTCAAAAAAGGAGTTTTTCATCTTGCAGTTGATGCACAG gtttctATTGTACCAATAGTCATTTCTTCATTGAAACCATTATATCACAAAGAAGAACAACGTTTGGATTCAG GGTTTATCACAATGACATGTCTACCACCTGTCTCCACCCGTGGTCTGTCCAAAAATGACATCCCAGAGCTGATGGAATCCGTCAGAAGCTCTATGATAAAAACATTCAACAATACTTCTAAGAAGAGAAATGTGTGA